In Pseudonocardia sp. DSM 110487, the sequence GTCCTGCAGCAGGCCGGTGACGAGCGGCCCGACGAACGCCCCGAGGTTGATGCCCAGGTAGAACAGCGTGAAGCCGCCGTCGGCGCGCGGGTCGCCCTTCGCGTAGAGAGTGCCGAGCAGCGACGACGCGTTGGCCTTCAGCGCCCCGCTCCCCAGCGCGACGAGCACGAGCCCCACCGCGACGCCGGAGAGCCCTGGCAGCACGGCGAGCGCGAGGTGGCCCAGCATCACGACGACGCCGCCGTAGAAGACCATGCGCTCCATGCCGAGCACGCGGTCGGCGAGCCACCCGCCGAGCACGGTGCTGAGGTACACCGTGCCGCCGTAGGCGCCGACGATGCCGGTCGCGGTGGCCTGCGGCAGGCCGAGCCCTCCCTGATCCAGGCTGTAGTACAGGTAGTAGCCCAGGATGAGGAGCATCCCGTAGAACGAGAAGCGCTCCCACAGCTCCACGCCGAACAGGTTGGTGAGCCCGATCGGGTGGCCGAAGACGGTCCGGCTCGGCACGCCGGACGGCTGGACGGTTTCCGTCACCGCTGCCCTCTTTCCCTCGAGGAACGGCGGAGGATCGCCCCGCCGCGATCAAGGGCGATATTAGTGCGAACAGACCGTCAACGGGTGGCCACGGGCGGTACGCGCGATATGTCCGCCGATGGCGTCAGCCCACCTGGTGCAGGAGCGTGCCCGCGGCCCCGTCGCCGGCCAGCCGGAACGGTTCGAGCGCGTCGTCCCACGCCGAGCCGAGCAGCTCGTGCACCCGCCCGGCGAGACGGCTCGCAGGCACCTCGGCCAGCAGGCTGCGCAGCCGGTCCTCCCCCACCACGATGTCACCGTTGGCGCTGGTGCGCCCGTTCCACAAGCCGAGCGTGGGCACGTGGCAGAACCGCTCGCCGTCGACCCCGTGGCTCGGCTCCTCTGTCACCTCGAACCGCAGCATCGGCCATGCCCGCAGCGCGCCCGCGAGCGCACCACCACTGCCCGCCGGCCCGGTCCAGGTGCACTCGGCACGCAGCTGCCCGGGAGCAGCGGGCTGCGGAGAC encodes:
- a CDS encoding DUF3145 domain-containing protein; amino-acid sequence: MNARGVVFVHSSPTAVCPHVEWAISGVLGTKVSLHWSPQPAAPGQLRAECTWTGPAGSGGALAGALRAWPMLRFEVTEEPSHGVDGERFCHVPTLGLWNGRTSANGDIVVGEDRLRSLLAEVPASRLAGRVHELLGSAWDDALEPFRLAGDGAAGTLLHQVG